GAATAAAATACATTGTTTCATGACTTCTTATAGATTCCAAGGGCGCGTGGAAAAGTGATGGCTGTAATATCGTACGACAGACGACTAATGCGACTGTTGTCCACTGTAACCATCTGACTAACTTTGCACTCCTTAAGGTAAGAGCAAGtcttttttaaacataatgAAGACAACAACGAAGGTCTCAAATGTCAGAATGGCAGAAATGTTCTTATGTGATCAGATAATTTTTTCAGCGCATGCTCATGGATAATTCTGTTGGACAGCTGGAGCGTTTTCAAAAGACTAATGCGCATATTCCCATTTGTAGGACTGCTCTCGTAATTTGGCACAAAGATCGGGACATTCTGGCAAACCAATTGATTACTGGTGGTGCCCATGGAACGTTCACCTAGAATGTGCCCGACGTAACACTCTCTGTTTGACCATCCTTTCTCCATGGTTTGACATTGTCCAGACGCTCTGTTAGAGAATGTAGATTTTCCTCCAGTTTGCTTATAAATCTCTCCTGAGGTAAACAAAGTTGACAAATAACACTTCTTGTTAGAACAGTTCTACACAGTAGAGTAGAAACTATCAAATGGTGTAACCACAAACCGAATAATCATTATTTCTTTTACCCAATTTTTTGCTGTGTAGGATGTGTCTGTGACAGAGGGCCAGTTGACCTACCATAACATTGATTTATTGCATCCTGCCATCTACGTAGGGAGCCTTATCTTTGTGGTGTTCATCTTCATGACCATGGTCAGCTACATCTGCTTCAATAGGTAAGACCTGGCAGCCATGTTGGCTGATGCATTGTGGTACCAGCTGAAAAGGGTACTATATGGTGCACCCTCACTCacattgtaataattattattattattattattattattattattgatacctcacaatgcaatgccAAACATCCcatctactattattattattattcacagTAATATTCGCCTGAAGCGTAAATGTCGCCACGCCCTGATGAACATGTGCTTTGGTTTCTTGAACCTGGTCATGTTCTTCGCTGGCGGGATCAACCGCACCGAGCCGCAGATCCTGTGCCGCATTGTTGGCATTGGGATCCACTACTTCAGCATTTGCTGCTTGCTGTGGATGGGGATCAACGTTCGGAACTTATATAAGGGTATGAGCAGGAAGGAACGCAGCTTGCCACCGGGGGAGCCCATTCCACCACCTCGACCAATCCTGAGGTTCTACTTTGTTGGATGGGGTAAGAGATCTGAGCCTGGTCATGTTGTTTGTGTATcttctctttgtttgtttgtttgtttgcttatgggttttttatgtttgttatgggtgtttgtgtacttgttggtGTGCCACAGTTTGTTTAATGTGGgtgtttgtgtacttgttggtGTGCCACAGTTCATTTAATGTGGGTGTCAGTTTGTTTGCTTATGGgttttttatgtttgttatgggtgtttgtgtacttgttggtGTGCCACAGTTTGTTTAATGTGGgtgtttgtgtacttgttggtGTGCCACAGTTTGTTTAATGTGGgtgtttgtgtacttgttggtGTGCCACAGTTTGTTTAATGTGGGTGtcagtttgtttgcttttgggggttttatgtttgttatgggtgtttgtgtacttgttggtGTGCCACAGTTCGTTTAATGTGGGTGtcagtttgtttgcttttggggtttttatgtttgttatgggtgtttgtgtacttgttggtGTGCCACAGTTCGTTTAATGTGGGTGtcagtttgtttgcttttggggtttttatgtttgttatgggtgtttgtgtacttgttggtTTGCCACAGTTTGTTTAATGTGGGTGtcagtttgtttgcttttggggtttttatgtttgttatgggtgtttgtgtacttgttggtGTGCCACAGTTTGTTTAATGTGGgtgtttgtgtacttgttggtGTGCCACGTTTTGTTTAATGTGGGTGTcagttcacttttttttattgatttattgtgtAACTGTAATTTACaccttatttatattttatttttattacataGTTTTATCTGTTGGATATCacagttataaataaataaaacaaaaatgttttttattttgctatCCTCCCTAAATCGATCATATTTGTTTCCTTTCTGAACTGCAGGTATTCCGATGATTGTTGTTGGCAtcacagcagcagcagctgcaAATATCGGTAACTATGGAGGAGAGGAAATGTAAGAAACCCTTCAAATTCAGTTTAGCTTGAAACAGGGATTGTTGTTTATTCTTGATCAGAGTAATtaagtattatttttattgaagtgaaagaaaacaaaaatcctattttatattaaaaattaaCCCCACACTCAGAAAAAGTAAAGACCCGATAGTTTAAATGAGcagattttatgttttcctcTGTAATTTGAATTCATTTCTCCATTTTGTTGCAGCTGTTGGATGAACTTTGACATTAGCCTAGCAGCATGCTTCGGTGTCGCTGGCTTCTTTGTCTTCGTCACATGCATCATGTTCATCGCCATCATCATCCGCATAGGCTGCTCTAACGCCAAGGAATCCAAAGCTAGCAGACCAGCACCAGGGGACCCTGACCAGCAGCTCAATGTAGACAGCGAGTCTGTGGTCACCCATCGAACAGGGCTGTCTAACGTCTCAAGCATCCTGGACGGGGAGTACACCTACTGCAAGCAGCTCAAGGCGGCCGTAGTGTTGCTGTTTGGCTTCCTGGCGACGTGGACCCTGGCAGCCATGGCCATCACTCAGAAGGGATTCTTGGCGATGCTCTTCAGTTACCTCTACGGTTGCGCCGTCGCAGCGCTGGGATTATTCATCTTTGTGTACAACTGCATCATGAGATGTGACGTGATGTACAATTGGAGGCGGACATGTGGCTGTAGCAAAACGCGGAATGCATATGCTGTGGCGCTGTCGGGCTCCCAGGCTGGCTCCCAAGCTGGTTCCCAGGCCATGACCCCTGGAAATGGCCATGTGGTACAGCGCTGCCAATCAGCAAGCAGTGTGGATTCCAACGCGACCAATCGCTCTGCCAACACAAACCAATCCAATCACTCATTGAAGTCTGGCTCACGTAAGACCTCGAAGTGTAACTACGTTCCGTCGCACACTAACACCGGGACAGATGCCTCGATCGATAGCAGTACTCAGGACACCGTCAGCAGACCACACATGTACGAGAAAGCCCGCGGGAACGGATATGCCCATCGGTATCACCACAAGGGCAGGAATAGGCCCAAGGGATATAAGCACTCCAGGTACTCTCAACTGACCAGAGATACCTCTGATGCGGGTGCTACACCGGACATGAGCAGTGCTGTACCAGCCAGTGGTTATGCAGACAGCGTGTCGAGTGGTTCAGTCATGGCTCGCTTGCCAGCGGCAGGGCTGAGCAGCGCTCAGGATAGGAGCTTTGTTGGACTCCCACCCCAGGCCGTCAGCATGCAAAGTATGCGTAGCGGCTCCAGTGTCACTCAGCCTCCGAGGCCGCAGTGGTCTGCTGTGAATGCAGCTTCCTTGCACAACTCACATCCTAAGAGTATGCCGCAGGTGTCAGCTACGCACAGCAGTAACAGCAACGGCAGCATCAGCAAGAATCCCCTGGATGCCCATCGCCAAGCCATCCCCCAAACAGCCTCTCTGGACCGCCAGGAAGGTAACGCGTTCCGGCGCCGCTCTTCGCGCGAAGACACTAAACCAAACTCTTCAAAGAGCAAGAACTCTAAACAGAGCAAAGCCAGTTCCAAGGACAGAGCCACCCCCAAGGAAGACACCTCTCACAGGAGGGAGGAAGTGCCTTTACTTGAAAAGCATCCCTCTCTGTCGAGCCCTCCTGCGTATGATGAGGTAGTGCACCAACCACCGGAGAGTAGTGCTGCAGATGTTCCTCCCCCTGAACCAGAACCTAGAGACAGCGGTGAAGGGTCTGACTTGGATGGAGCTGCGGTAGAGATGGACTCTCTGAGCCAAGCTGGCCATAGTGACCAGGAAGGATCAGATAAACGGGAGACTAGTGTATAGCAGGAAGTAGAGATATAGCGAGAAACAGGCATTAAAGACAAGTGAAGATGCATACTTAAATACAAAATCTTACAGGCCTGACCTCTATGAGGGAAAATCTGCacaaggggcatcaaggcatggagacgattgcctctgtgaagtatcaggcctgcatataCTCCTACTGTATGCTGTATTTAGAATTTAGATATTTCTGCAATCACTACCTTGCTACAATCACCATTGTACTGATTATCACCATTCTTATCtgattatcattattatttacagCCATTCATCATATGTTGGCGTCTGGCAAAAAACTCAAAGCTTGTTTTTGTCATTGCAAAGTTTTGATTGTCGATATTTTACATGCTCAGACTGGTATTAGTAGATGTAGCGTGTACTGCAGTATTATTCAGTGACTGTCACACAAGTGGCAATTCCCCAAATGGCCAAACGTATTCATGCTGGTCAGATGTTCAGGTATTTTAAAGCTTTGAAGCTGACTCAAAATTGGGTTTAATTCAACCTAAATTTCCTTGTGATTCCAATGACAAAACTTACATTTGTAGTGAGGCCTCTGGCTTTTCAAGATCAAATTGGAAGGCAAATCTagatcaggcctggaatttcgtcTTTGAGAGGACAAAGATgccattttttcattttgcaaaaggcacagAGGCCGGACTTGCGacctgtttttaaaatattgctaAGATTACCTTAAGCGTGAATctatcttaattgctaagcaaagtgggATGCCACAATGCAAGTCACATTGGTAAtgctgacaactcatcttaaaggaacatgttgccttgaatcggacgagtcGGTCTATAAAATAcctttgaaaccatttgttatgaaatgcatatggttagaaagatgttttaaaattagaatataggcctaatgatccgcacaagtatcactcaaaattgcccggttttctttttacgtcgcaaTCTATCCTGAGCGACCATTTATGTGAGTGTAATTTTtcctcccataaatggtcgactctgttattggacgaggtaaaaagaaaaccacacaatttcgaggcatatttgtgtagaccattgtattctacttttacaacatctttctaaccatatgcattttataacaaatggttacaaaacgctgttcaaagacaaactcgaccgatccaaggcaacgtgttcctttaagataaatCGTAGTGCTTAGTGAAATCAAGCCTTTGTGTATAGCAAAACAGAGGTTCATGGCCTCTTTGCAAATTCCATGCCTGGCGAGTTATTTCCAAGCTTGACAAGATTCCCACAAGCTTCTGATCATTTTCAGATGGGCATATTTTATGATGGAATTAAAACTTGCCTCCAGAATAGGTCCTCGATTCTTAGCTGTTTGTCTCCAAGGTTCTTGGGACCAATTTATGAACAATGTGGAGGTTGCCAAAgtccaacaaaacaaaacaatacaaaatatttggtttttcAATACTATAAGAACTCGCGCCGGTTTACTCACACACATTCATACTGAAATGATTTTTGTAATGGTATTTTTATTAGTATATCCTTCTCTTTGTTGagataactttttttatttaaaaggtACTTTAGATCTACAAGAGTGTaccaattgttttattttgtaaaaagtttttataagttaaACCTAAGTCTGTTCGTCAATTTCAAACAGAAACTACACAGCACTAGCACTGACCCTCTCAGTTGGACAATGTAAATAGCCGTTTTAATTCTGATGATAACAAAGATTGTACATTATATTGTATGGAAAGATGTATGTTTTAAAGTTGTTGAACGCCAGTTCTGTTTTATATCTGCATAGTTTAAAGCCTTGTATGTATTCAGTTAGATCAGGTACTTGCGTCTCGTATTCTTTCAGttaaaagcaaaattgtttaaaacaaaatttacaaagaaAAGCTTCCAGAGTTTTGCaagaattaaagggaaggtacacgtttgggttTTGCaagaattaaagggaaggtacacgtttggtaatcgtcaaagacgagtctctcacttggtgtatcccaacataggcataaaataacaagctacttcagagggagccgtttcccacattattttatactatcgacagctctacaatgctcgttaccaagtcagtttttaagttaatatttgttttgagtaattaccaaacgtgtaccttcccttttggTAAaaggctgggcccaatttcatagagctgttgaAATGCTGCAGTAACCATTGGAATCTACATGCACACACCAACTGACTGTTTAAAAAAGTTGGGTGTAAAACAGTGCGTTATTTGGTGTGGGAAAATTTGTGCTTGTGCGCATGCTTAAATCATGTAATTAAACACTCAGCTAGCATGGAAATTTGATGCTTACTCTTTTAAGCAGAGAATGATGACATTAAAGTGAGTGCAGAATTCCGCGGTaacaaagccatgaaattgtggCCCGAAATTacagtttttaagtttgttaATGTTATGTTGAGGTTGTTAAAAACAAGTATACACATTATGTCCTTATACTTTTAATAATGTATTTACCAATATGTTAAaacttgtttctattttttcagttactccaaaacaaaacaaactaacaTTTACTCCTTTTTCTATTTGAAACAGTTTAAAACATTTAGATCTGCCAGCTTGAAAGTACTTTTTCTTATatttattatcttcaaatttttttaaagggaccCACAAGTTTTGAAAGAGCTATGAGCAAATTTAAGTATTTTAAAATGGTCTAAAGACTGTGTTAGTCTTGTGCGtattaaaaataagaaaacaactCGAATGAAGACTATATTTTTCTATAAAATcaattcttcttttttaaatattcttgGAAATTACAAACACCACATAGCAAGTTGttatcaattcaatttcaacttCCACATAGTCAAACACATCATTTGAATTATCAtcaaatcaaagtttaaaaaactTAGGACAATGATGTTATTCTTTTTAGAAACCCCAATTGCAAATCATGCCCCAATTTGTGCGACAACTACATAGGCTTAATGATAACTTGAACATTAGTTGGgcaaaattcttaatttttcaCAAGTACCTGGATCTGCCTCTCAGATTGTTCatggttgtttttaaaatttattttactgACCTGACCAATATTATGGTATAATATTTTATAGACAGAAACTAGGTAAGTAGAGACAGAATCATGCACAAGTAAAATTCAATTTGGTTGGCACCAACTTGGCCGTGGAAGGTTTGaatacacacaaattttgcACAGTCTTTTGCAATTTAGATATTTGAAAGTTCTtattacaattttacaaatgtATTCATTGAGAACTGTTTGGAGGTATTCACTTTTTACTACTGAACAACTACGCAAGAGCTTTCCCTTGATTACAGATCACTatttgttttctgaaaaattcaTAATAAA
The sequence above is drawn from the Asterias rubens chromosome 9, eAstRub1.3, whole genome shotgun sequence genome and encodes:
- the LOC117294567 gene encoding adhesion G protein-coupled receptor A3-like — encoded protein: MTAIFWIRTPRFSFASALCLLTLAVSVISTLVVHACPSSCTCNLLGRRSDREGRDRGRDDRRSSRREVVCSGKGLTSPIDPATVPLDTVQLDLSNNQITSLQQNAFSGLASLLQLNLSGNHIVYIEPRAFDGLDSLQKLDLSRNRLGSVNNSMFVGLSSLRSLSLSSNQISTIAAASFDRLPDIVNLDFASNYLVCDCQLTWIVQWMKSNKVRIASNTVCAYPKAMREEQVKQLKKKDLHCNWPLELPMFELEPADSQVVFKGDTIPIECRATYLKQSNVQIMWFKNGRPIETNVTAGINVTTTILHEQARIRSTLLLYKIQMDGTSVWEIECRVVTSRGNMRKSVTVIILDNNDNKYCPAVTTSDNKGTFNWPRTISGIKESLLCPHGAGTSHIGSSTRAMSMRKCTLRGTWDDPDTSECEYANELTRRLESASLMSYSNATAALPIAIELDSTISNPQVVQDKMDIAFIARTLQKFGTLQSKELGRVMIDIASNLMEVHPEVLRQSESYERSCSKIVQTLEKLAEEVLRTRGQVFNHKATNIAMDVFNFDTETFTGMACASLAGSTDQAQGEVEIQDFKCFMGNTNSTTAKLKQEKSIQASIQLPGAVVTKMMLPYFKLQFFVYKNSRLFPSLINSSMTAEDRGRRQVTSQVISSKIAGFSVRNLSSPIVLNFRTTSQGHDPVPGFWNFNAMYSKGAWKSDGCNIVRQTTNATVVHCNHLTNFALLKDVSVTEGQLTYHNIDLLHPAIYVGSLIFVVFIFMTMVSYICFNSNIRLKRKCRHALMNMCFGFLNLVMFFAGGINRTEPQILCRIVGIGIHYFSICCLLWMGINVRNLYKGMSRKERSLPPGEPIPPPRPILRFYFVGWGIPMIVVGITAAAAANIGNYGGEEICWMNFDISLAACFGVAGFFVFVTCIMFIAIIIRIGCSNAKESKASRPAPGDPDQQLNVDSESVVTHRTGLSNVSSILDGEYTYCKQLKAAVVLLFGFLATWTLAAMAITQKGFLAMLFSYLYGCAVAALGLFIFVYNCIMRCDVMYNWRRTCGCSKTRNAYAVALSGSQAGSQAGSQAMTPGNGHVVQRCQSASSVDSNATNRSANTNQSNHSLKSGSRKTSKCNYVPSHTNTGTDASIDSSTQDTVSRPHMYEKARGNGYAHRYHHKGRNRPKGYKHSRYSQLTRDTSDAGATPDMSSAVPASGYADSVSSGSVMARLPAAGLSSAQDRSFVGLPPQAVSMQSMRSGSSVTQPPRPQWSAVNAASLHNSHPKSMPQVSATHSSNSNGSISKNPLDAHRQAIPQTASLDRQEGNAFRRRSSREDTKPNSSKSKNSKQSKASSKDRATPKEDTSHRREEVPLLEKHPSLSSPPAYDEVVHQPPESSAADVPPPEPEPRDSGEGSDLDGAAVEMDSLSQAGHSDQEGSDKRETSV